The DNA segment GTTGGTTGAAGCAGAGCCATTAATAAAGGTGATATCTATTTTTGCAGAAGTTCAATCCAGATTTAACTACACTGTAAGTTACCACaaggcttggttggcaaagcagaaATCTGCCACAAAAGTTTTTGGTGATTGGAAAGTTTCTTACCAGACTCTGCCAGTATGGTTGAAAGCAATGACTGCGAAGATGCCAATGTCTCGTGTTCAAATAAAAACGCTCCCCGTTTATCGTGAGAATGAGGAGATTCATGGTGTAAGAGTTCTCTATcgtattttctggagctattaTCCATGCATTATAGCATTTAGACACTGCAAGCCATTGGTGCAGATTGATGGTACACACCTGTACAGAAATTATAAAGGTGCACTTTTAGTTACGGTGGCACAAGATAGAAACCAAAACATTGTGCCTATTGCATTTGCGATCATCGAGAGTGAGACGGCAGACGCGTGGGAGGTTTTTCTAACTAATTTGTGGGGATATGTTATTACCATTGATGGTGTGAGCATTATTTCTGACCGCCATAACTGCATTGATGCAGTAATAGGTCACAATAACGGTGCATAGTCACCACCAACAGCATGGCACATGTTCTGCATCAGGCACGTCGGGTCTAACTACTTAAGAAGGTTCAAGGCTCCGTATTTGAATAAAATCGGGACTAACATAGGTATTTGAATTCGCTATTAT comes from the Arachis duranensis cultivar V14167 chromosome 7, aradu.V14167.gnm2.J7QH, whole genome shotgun sequence genome and includes:
- the LOC107459173 gene encoding uncharacterized protein LOC107459173 — its product is MHVPEFPKYVNMGEGNVAVEDGEFSVGIKLGSRELVVSVIKGYTISRGVDYTVYESKPQTFYVKCKGYGVGCDWLILASLIQKKEVQSRFNYTVSYHKAWLAKQKSATKVFGDWKVSYQTLPVWLKAMTAKMPMSRVQIKTLPVYRENEEIHGVRVLYRIFWSYYPCIIAFRHCKPLVQIDGTHLYRNYKGALLVTVAQDRNQNIVPIAFAIIESETADAWEVFLTNLWGYVITIDGVSIISDRHNCIDAVIGHNNGA